GGGGAAATCACATTGTCTGGCTTCAATGTTGGGGCTTCAGCACTAGCCTATCAGAAGCATATGGAAGCTTAGGCTTTGTTTCCTTTGGGGATTGGGCTTGTTAAGTTGAATCTGTGCATATTGAGCCATTTCTGTGGATTTGAATAAGTAGGTTTAGGATAGGCAGCTTGCCTAATATGTGCATGGCTTGGATGGGTTGTGAGGTGTATGCAGACAAACTGTTCAACCTTCCTTTGTGTTCCGATTGGACCTCATTAACACTCATGAGTCATGAATCGCCAAGAAGCCTATCGCCTACTTTCATTTGTTCCCATGGCTTTAGTGGTGTGCCGACAAGAAGAAGGAATTTACTGACAGGCTAAGTCGAATCAGCGGAGGAAGCTATGATTTCAGTGGATATCATCGGTAGTGTGTCATTTCCGACGAGAAAAGACCccctttgttgttgataacgtCAATGATAATGGCGATTCCTCATCAATGTCTTCTATGGTAGTTTTAAGATTTTTCATGCTATTTGGAGCATGTCTTCTCCAACTAAAGCTTATTTTGGATATTCTTTTTATGATAACCTTTATTTTCCCCACAACAATGGCTTCTCTGGCAAGGAAAAGCTTCTATGGTGACAAGGAATTAAATTGAAAGTCTCAGTTAACGCGGCATCAACTTCACCAGCGTTGGGATGGGTCACCTTCAATGAGCCCACGGTTTTCTCAAACCTGCAGAAGCTGTCAACATCATTGTTTCCAATTTCTTGAATTTATCTTAGTCTTCTTAAGTATGTTGTAATATCGACTACTGTGGAGAATCACTGCAAACCAAAAACCACATATACAAAATAATTCTACACCTTCCATGTTTTCTTGCACGTGCTTGTGCGCACCATTGGCAAGAACACTAACACATGCATTCTTCCGTCCATTGTTGATGATCTAAATCGCTTGACTATTTATCCCATTCTAGTAACTTGTCCCAATGTTCCTAGTCGGTAGTAACTAGCTGGCCAGGGGCAGTGTTGTATATTGAATTATTTATTCTAGCAACTTCCTTAAGTGTAAATAGCGTCTAGAGGTTTTCCATTAGGTTTAGTTTAATGCAACTTTTTTTCCGCAAATATTCAACAATGctcattttatttttgaatagTTGAATTACTGAATAGATCATATACTTCGGATCCTGGCTCAAACAAGGGAGTCAAACCACACAAGTGCTCCCATTTtgtagaaaatggattaaaaatcAGGCCTCTCCACCCGGAATGGGAGAACACAGCCAAAAACAATTGCTCACATGACAGACTGAAATGATATTAGTTGTCTTTTGTAACAGTAGTGTTTGTAAGTTCATGCGACTGATCTTGCATGGCCCTTTGATGCTATAAGGACTTCAAACACACCATAGTGGCATGCACAAATCAACAAAGTCAGGGATTCACTATCCGTCTTGGCATTGGCCTAGTCACTTAGCCCATGCTACAGTCTGTATTGCCACAGTGCAGTGAATGGTTCACTTGCTGCTTTCTACTTGTTCTACAACCTATCTATGTTGTGTAGGCTAAGATATAATGCAGTTGAAAAAAGAACCACCCATTAGAAATGTATATATCGAGAAATTGATGTTGTATTGCATCAAGGTTGAAGATCCATTAATAAAGAATAACTTCACTTCCTCAGCAACTTTCATTCTTTGATGTGACAAAATTGTATGCATAATTCTGGCATAAATATATACCTAACTATTCGAACATGGCTTTGTTGGGCCAAACTCGGAAGGTAGGGCTGAAAAGCAAAAGCCAAAGATTGAATTCCTAGAAGTAGCAGGCCTTCAGGGGTTTTCTTCTATATTATTGGCCGATGTTGCATTGTTCTGTATAGTGTGTTGGTAGGCACTGGATAGTGCAAAAACTCCGAACTAGATCATGCTCTCAAGCTTTGTCTTGTTGCATTTGGACTCAAGATGATGTAAGTCAGTACAACTCCCTTACCTAGCTCGGATTACCGAATTGTGCCAGATATTGCATTGGTTTTGTGCTGTATGACTCATTCTTAAGATATTTTGTAATATATTTGTATTTCCATAGCAGGTTTGCCTAATTCTGTATGTCAAAACATGCCTACAGTGGTTTAGCGCCATGGTATTGTTGAGCACTAGCAGTAGTCTTGGTATTGCTTTGGTAGATTATATCCGATAAAAACTCTTGCTTAGGATAATTTTGCACTGTCATCAATTTatatttcatttaaaaaaaacagtaccCAGTTGAGTGGACACTGGACACACTATAAGCTTTTCCAAAACCATTATTTTTCATGATTTACACCAACTGTGCCTATTCATGTCTTTCCTTCAgtgaattgatttttttctatttatgttTATCTTGCAGCCCTAAGTCCAAAGTTCCAAAGAATTGTTGCGAAAATATCTCCTGTACTAAAAATCCCGTAGATGAGATACCTTCTTCAGGGAATAGATAAAAGAGGAAGGCCCTTAGCTTTTTAAATTTGGGGGCAAGCAATTAATAAGCTAGTAAATGTGACGACTCTGATATATGAGAAAATGTAACTCTGCCAGAGAACTAAAAACCATGTTGTGCTGTTAGGATACTTGGATTTGTTCCTCATGTTTTGTTATTTTCATTATGTCTGTATTGTACTGTGATCATTGATCAACCATTAGTTCTTTGACATCATGAGTATTCAATTCTACTTTTATGTTATATTTTTGCCAGATAATTTTGTGAAGTTACAGCAATAAGATTGCTTCATGATTATTCTTACTGATTCTTGATGTGCTATTTTTCTTACCTCTACCAAGAGTAATTATGCTTCTTGATATGTTTGACTGTCTTGTTCAATGATATTTATTCAACGCACCATTTCATCATATGGCAACCATTGCAATATCTCTACCACAATGTAAAGCTATAGAATACATATAATGGGTAATCTATTAAATAACTATATGAATTCTGGGATTACtttatttaatataaatattttgcaTGCAATCTATGCAAATAAGTAAACCACCTCCTTTTGTTTTACTAAAACCTTTTCCATTTCCTGCTCAGGATATCCCAGGTGAACACATGTCCGCTCCAGATGAAAAGGCGCCTACTGAGGTTGCAGGCATGCCCTTTTCTTGGGATATGCAGTCTGAAGCAGCCAAATATTTTGGAAACTTTGACACAGAGATCCAAGCTTCTTGTCAGACTCAAGAACCATCATACAGAGCCATTTATGGAAGCTGCAATTCTGGCCAAATGATTGGACTAGGGGATTCACAATATAAACTGGCTGGGTCATCCTCATCTCAAAGCCTCTATAGTGATAACTTCTCTGATGCCACTGGATTCAACCAGCTGAAGCTTCAAAAACAAACAAGTGCTGATGGAAACACCGAATCCTGGTCAGAACTGAACAGAGATGCCATTGGAGGTTTATCAGGTAAAGGGAGTCCACTAGCCAAATCAGGAAAGCAGCTTGAGCAACGTATGGCGAAGGCTCTTTCTGCTCAGCCATACCACCCTGTATTTCCTGTGACTCAAGGTGTTAGTTCCAGCAATTCATCTTCCCAACATGTTGTGAGTTCATCAGGAGAGGCCAAATATATTGGAAATTCTGGTCAAGAAATGCAAGTTGCTTGTGAAACTGCAAAAGAACCATCACATAGAGCCTTATATGGAAGCAAAAACCCTTATCAACTGACTGGACTCAGTGATCTCCGTGATAAAATCATTGCCTCATCTTCATTTGAAGGAGTCAATACTGGTAGCCTCACTAGCACTTTGTCAGGGATGAACTTGCCAACCAACAGTGCTAAAGAAAACACTGAATACAACCAACTGAAGCTTCAGAAACAAATAGATGGTTATCAGAGGTTTGAATCAGGCTCAGGATTAAACAGGGATGATGCTGGAGATATAACTGTAACAGGAGTTCCACAACAAGTGCAGGTTGGGCAAAACATGGTAAATGCTCTTTCTGCTAAGCCCTACCATCCTGTGTTTTCTGTCTCACATGGTACAAGTGCCAGTTCATCTTCACAACACCCATATATGGCGAGACAGTTGCTAGAGCACCCTGAATACAATCCAAGGATGCATCGCACCCATCCTTCATTGCAACCAACAATCGAAGCTGCATCCACCTCAATGACATCCCATGTTAAAGAGCCCTGTTACCAAGAAAATGTTGGGGATAGCAACCCAGGTATGTCCCTGCTTCGCAGCACAGCTGTTTCCTCCAGGGATGTAGAGAACAAATCTCCCAACCTGGGTGATAGGGTGCATGCTGATGTTTCGGAAATATACTCCACTTTGGATCACCAAACTTCAGCTAACAGCATGCAGATTCAGTATGCTCCTCAGGTTGTAAGGCAACCATCACAACAGTCCCTGCATTCTGATGTTACAGAAACATATTCAGCTTTTGGTCATCAGTCTGCAGCCAGCAATATACAGAGGCAGTTTGCTCCTCGGGTTACAAGACAAGCATCACACAGGTCCCTATATGAAAGCAGCAATAGCAGTCTATGGACTGGACCTCATGATGATTCCCAGATGGAACTGTTCAGGCCATCCTCGTCTCGCAGAATTAGTACTAATGTCATCTCTGGTGAATTGCCAAGGATCAACTTGCAGAGTGAGACAATGATGGGAAATGCTGATTTCAACCAGCAAAATCTTCGGAGACAAATTTCTCTCCGTGAAAACACTGAATCTCACTCTTTTGGCACATATAACGAGTTGCCAAGAACATCTTCCTTTTTGCGCCGTCAAAGCTCTGAATCCTCACAACTGAATAGTGCTTCTGTCAAATGTTCACCAGGTTCTGGTAGCTCATCAACCACGATGGGTCCTCCTCGCCCTTTCAATACAGTATCAGGAGGTGCCAGTTCTCTGCTAGGAAGTCCTCTTTCTTCCATGTCTGGAGGTTCAAGTTCTGGTGGTAATCCTGATCATCAGGGCACTGTTTTATCTTCAATATACCAACCAGATGGATACAATATTAATTCCACCTTGCCTCTAAGAATGAGAACACATGCAAGGGAGGCCTATGCCACATCTGTTCTACCTCAAGCCACAAGGCGAAGCCACCAAGTGAACTTTGATTCTGCAGAACGGAGACCCCAATATGTTCAACAAAGGGGTCTGGATGACACTATAAATTCAAACATGTTGAGTGCTCGGCAGCAGTTTCAGAGGCAGGTTGAAAGGCAGCTTCAGAGGCAACTTGAAAGGCAACTTCAGAGGCAACTTGAAAGGCAACTTCAGAGGCAGGTTCAAAGGCAGCTTCAGAGGCATCATGAGAGAGCAGCTGCATCTGAAGCACATCCATTTTATGGCAATGATGAGACTTCTGTCAGGATGAACCCAACTGAGGAATTTCTTGATATAGTAAAGGATCATGAAGCATTCTTCCTTTCATTTTATCATCCTTCTCGTATTCCAGCCCGTGTCATGAATACAGTAGATCAATGCTATGGTGTTGATATGGAAAGGGAGATGCCACATCAAGAGAGTCATCCAACACCTGGCTGTGGTACTGAGCTTTCTCATAAGAATGACACTTCAGGTTTTGAAAGATCTGATGTGGATGTCGCACACATACATGATTCCAAAAGGCTAAATAATGAGGAACTCAATGCCCTTCTATTACATAGGAAGTTCAGCAGCTTAAACAAAGGGAATTACCGGCTTTTTCACATAGAAGGCCATGTGCTTCAATGCAGGTCTGTGAACTTTGTATCAACTCTGAAGTTGCAGATGATAGGCTGCTAAAGAACCATTCACATGTATGCAAGACATAAAACTATGTTTTCTGATGGCCACATTGCTGTTCTTGTTTTCTCTTTTGCAGCATTGATCAGTGTGGGAGCCGCTTTATACAGCAGAAGCTTCCAACAGCGACACCTGATGAGAAACTCATGGTCTTTAAAGAAATCATGCCTCATTTTCTTGAAATGGTGACTGATGTATTTGGAAATTATGTGCTGCAAAAGGTTTTACTCCAAATGATTTCAACTTTCTACATTTGAATATGTAAGCAGACACTAGAAAATTCACACACTtatatttatttccttttccacCAGATGATCGAGCATGGAGCCCCATTTCAAAGAAGGGAAATTACAGCTTGCCTTTTTGGAAGTGTTTCGAGCTTAAGCTGTCAACTATACGGGTGTCGAGTAGTCCAGAGGGTAATGTGCATTTCATGTCTAATATCACTTCATACTGTTGCATATCTGATTTTCTTCATATAAAGATCTAAATCTCAGTCTGGTATTCTCTTGAACGGGGGTATGATTAGGGGAAGGGGATTAGTCGAATTTCACacctttgaatttttcttgctgATTTGTGCTCTTGAGCGGCGTTGTCCACTTCTATCAGCTGTGTCAGTTTCACATCAAGGACTCCTATCTCTTGATTGTTCCACTTTGATACACTCCCCTTCACCTGCTGCATCCCCACCAACACTGATGGGTCAGTGCTCAAGTTTACCAGGTAAGAGTTGGCCTTTACCAGAGCTCCCTACCCCAGAAGGTAGGGAGTAGGGTGGGTGGTGATAAGTAGCAGATCTGGCGGCAACTTGAGATGGAAAGATCAAAGATGGCAGTCATAGCGGTGGAGGGGTGGCGCAGGAGAAAGTATGAGGTGGTGGAATCAAATTT
This genomic window from Oryza sativa Japonica Group chromosome 12, ASM3414082v1 contains:
- the LOC4352601 gene encoding uncharacterized protein isoform X1; its protein translation is MQSMQISKPPPFVLLKPFPFPAQDIPGEHMSAPDEKAPTEVAGMPFSWDMQSEAAKYFGNFDTEIQASCQTQEPSYRAIYGSCNSGQMIGLGDSQYKLAGSSSSQSLYSDNFSDATGFNQLKLQKQTSADGNTESWSELNRDAIGGLSGKGSPLAKSGKQLEQRMAKALSAQPYHPVFPVTQGVSSSNSSSQHVVSSSGEAKYIGNSGQEMQVACETAKEPSHRALYGSKNPYQLTGLSDLRDKIIASSSFEGVNTGSLTSTLSGMNLPTNSAKENTEYNQLKLQKQIDGYQRFESGSGLNRDDAGDITVTGVPQQVQVGQNMVNALSAKPYHPVFSVSHGTSASSSSQHPYMARQLLEHPEYNPRMHRTHPSLQPTIEAASTSMTSHVKEPCYQENVGDSNPGMSLLRSTAVSSRDVENKSPNLGDRVHADVSEIYSTLDHQTSANSMQIQYAPQVVRQPSQQSLHSDVTETYSAFGHQSAASNIQRQFAPRVTRQASHRSLYESSNSSLWTGPHDDSQMELFRPSSSRRISTNVISGELPRINLQSETMMGNADFNQQNLRRQISLRENTESHSFGTYNELPRTSSFLRRQSSESSQLNSASVKCSPGSGSSSTTMGPPRPFNTVSGGASSLLGSPLSSMSGGSSSGGNPDHQGTVLSSIYQPDGYNINSTLPLRMRTHAREAYATSVLPQATRRSHQVNFDSAERRPQYVQQRGLDDTINSNMLSARQQFQRQVERQLQRQLERQLQRQLERQLQRQVQRQLQRHHERAAASEAHPFYGNDETSVRMNPTEEFLDIVKDHEAFFLSFYHPSRIPARVMNTVDQCYGVDMEREMPHQESHPTPGCGTELSHKNDTSGFERSDVDVAHIHDSKRLNNEELNALLLHRKFSSLNKGNYRLFHIEGHVLQCSIDQCGSRFIQQKLPTATPDEKLMVFKEIMPHFLEMVTDVFGNYVLQKMIEHGAPFQRREITACLFGSVSSLSCQLYGCRVVQRAVELSDLDQKIQIAKELNSNIMKCIHDPNANHVVQKCIEHVPPRFIQFFVESMYGRVVELSVHPYGCRVIQRILEYFDSSIQEIFLEEIIEEVYYMAKDQYANYVVQNILQHGKALVRSAIIKKFIGRVVAMSKQKFASNVIEKCLIFGSYDEKQKIINEVIGTTDLVRSGETEALVVMVNDQYANYVVQKVIETCDEWQRKLILRRLRAHHSLLHDCTYAKHVVARLDRLIDIGERKMANPRRPRRHGKDPVPPLT
- the LOC4352601 gene encoding uncharacterized protein isoform X2, coding for MSAPDEKAPTEVAGMPFSWDMQSEAAKYFGNFDTEIQASCQTQEPSYRAIYGSCNSGQMIGLGDSQYKLAGSSSSQSLYSDNFSDATGFNQLKLQKQTSADGNTESWSELNRDAIGGLSGKGSPLAKSGKQLEQRMAKALSAQPYHPVFPVTQGVSSSNSSSQHVVSSSGEAKYIGNSGQEMQVACETAKEPSHRALYGSKNPYQLTGLSDLRDKIIASSSFEGVNTGSLTSTLSGMNLPTNSAKENTEYNQLKLQKQIDGYQRFESGSGLNRDDAGDITVTGVPQQVQVGQNMVNALSAKPYHPVFSVSHGTSASSSSQHPYMARQLLEHPEYNPRMHRTHPSLQPTIEAASTSMTSHVKEPCYQENVGDSNPGMSLLRSTAVSSRDVENKSPNLGDRVHADVSEIYSTLDHQTSANSMQIQYAPQVVRQPSQQSLHSDVTETYSAFGHQSAASNIQRQFAPRVTRQASHRSLYESSNSSLWTGPHDDSQMELFRPSSSRRISTNVISGELPRINLQSETMMGNADFNQQNLRRQISLRENTESHSFGTYNELPRTSSFLRRQSSESSQLNSASVKCSPGSGSSSTTMGPPRPFNTVSGGASSLLGSPLSSMSGGSSSGGNPDHQGTVLSSIYQPDGYNINSTLPLRMRTHAREAYATSVLPQATRRSHQVNFDSAERRPQYVQQRGLDDTINSNMLSARQQFQRQVERQLQRQLERQLQRQLERQLQRQVQRQLQRHHERAAASEAHPFYGNDETSVRMNPTEEFLDIVKDHEAFFLSFYHPSRIPARVMNTVDQCYGVDMEREMPHQESHPTPGCGTELSHKNDTSGFERSDVDVAHIHDSKRLNNEELNALLLHRKFSSLNKGNYRLFHIEGHVLQCSIDQCGSRFIQQKLPTATPDEKLMVFKEIMPHFLEMVTDVFGNYVLQKMIEHGAPFQRREITACLFGSVSSLSCQLYGCRVVQRAVELSDLDQKIQIAKELNSNIMKCIHDPNANHVVQKCIEHVPPRFIQFFVESMYGRVVELSVHPYGCRVIQRILEYFDSSIQEIFLEEIIEEVYYMAKDQYANYVVQNILQHGKALVRSAIIKKFIGRVVAMSKQKFASNVIEKCLIFGSYDEKQKIINEVIGTTDLVRSGETEALVVMVNDQYANYVVQKVIETCDEWQRKLILRRLRAHHSLLHDCTYAKHVVARLDRLIDIGERKMANPRRPRRHGKDPVPPLT